In Xiphophorus couchianus chromosome 24, X_couchianus-1.0, whole genome shotgun sequence, a single genomic region encodes these proteins:
- the LOC114140922 gene encoding PI-PLC X domain-containing protein 1-like: MGENQREDVGGGNSDWMSSLPEELLDVPLWNLAIPGSHDSMSFCLDMSSPVLRSEPWLLRIMDRLFPCLTRPCIYRWSTTQQSVLWHQCELGIRYLDLRIARKPAGGSSLFFAHGIYTLTCVKEALEELALWLDAHPKEVIIISCSHFESLTDEDHVQLVDFILSLFSKKLCLSQDTPTLRSCWSGGQQVILSYDDLQMECQHRQLWPKIPYWYADSPDPKKVITYLEEKKRKGRPGSFYVSGLNLTEDALYILLHPLQNLRTMTMEALSPLLRWTAEQRPGPGVGGVNIIGCDFVGFSRFCSIVIGLNFKLLKAAARTSSGSQLPPG, encoded by the exons AGGAAACTCAGACTGGATGTCCAGTCTCCCGGAGGAGCTCCTGGACGTCCCGCTTTGGAACCTGGCTATTCCTG GGAGCCATGACAGCATGTCCTTCTGCCTGGACATGTCCTCCCCGGTGCTCAGATCGGAGCCCTGGCTTCTCCGGATAATGGACCGACTTTTCCCCTGCTTGACCCGACCCTGTATTTACCGCTGGTCCACCACACAG CAATCTGTCCTCTGGCATCAGTGTGAGCTCGGTATTCGCTACTTGGACCTGCGGATCGCCAGgaagccagcagggggcagcagttTGTTCTTCGCCCACGGGATCTACACGCTGACGTGCGTCAAG gaggctctggaggagctggcGTTGTGGCTGGACGCTCATCCCAAAGAGGTCATCATCATCTCCTGCTCTCACTTTGAGTCTCTGACTGATGAAGATCACGTCCAGCTGGTGGACTTCATCCTCTCGCTCTTCAGCAAGAAGCTCTGTTTGTCACAG GACACTCCCACGTTGCGTTCCTGTTGGTCTGGAGGTCAGCAGGTCATTCTCTCCTATGATGACCTGCAGATGGAGTGTCAACACCGTCAGCTGTGGCCAAAGATTCCTTACTG GTACGCTGACAGCCCAGATCCAAAGAAAGTGATCACTTATCTGGAGGAGAAGAAACGGAAAGGTAGACCAG GTAGTTTTTACGTCAGCGGCCTGAACCTGACCGAAGACGCTCTCTACATCCTCCTCCATCCCCTCCAGAACCTGAGGACGATGACAATGGAGGCGCTCTCGCCGCTGCTCCGTTGGACCGCAGAGCAGCGCCCCGGCCCAGGAGTGGGCGGAGTCAACATCATAGGCTGCGACTTCGTAGGTTTCAGTCGGTTCTGTTCGATCGTGATCGGCCTAAACTTCAAGCTGCTGAAAGCTGCAGCCAGGACTTCCTCTGGTTCCCAGTTACCTCCGGGATGA